The nucleotide sequence GGAAATCTCTTTAATTTTCCCTTCAAAGACCTTTTGCTCGCCAAAGAGGTTTCTCAGATAAAGCTTTCCATCTTCTGGCTTGAGAATATCAACATTCTCAAGATATAGTTCCTCTTTGCCGTCTCTGTCAATATAGGCGTTAGCCTCGCACATAATTCACCTCTCCTTTATTTTCTCTACGATATTCTCTATAAGGTGCGGAAGCGGCTCTCTTGTTATCCCCATTACTTCAATACCTTCCTGATTCAGTGGAAGGAGCATCTTCTGTGCGCCTGATAATATTATGGCTTCTGCCATTTTTGGCGTCATCTCTCCGAGCATTGCGTTCGGAAGGACAATGCTTAATGTCCCGATTATCATGTCAACCCTGTTTGAGTTCAGGACAATGGCATTTTCTCCTGTTGCACCTTTGTCTGCCCTTGACTTCATCATGGCAGAGGTTGCTGTGGCATTTGTACCGAGGGCGAGGATTTCTATAGCATCGCCAAACTCTTCCCTGAGCCTTTTTACAATGATGCTTCCTATGCCGCCACCCTGACCATCAACAACAGCTATCGTTTGTCTCCTGCTCACAAAGAAAGATAGCACATGGAAAGTTAAAATGGCAACGGAGATGTAGCGTGAAATATTGAAAAGAAGGTAAAATAAGAAAAACCCAAGGAGCATATTTGGAGGATGTGATTTCTACAGGTGCATTCAGGCGGTCAGATATAGAAAAGATCGCCGGAGTTAAGTTTACAGATGGCAATAGAGTCCGCCTTCTCTGGAAAGGCATGGAAACTTTTCAGGAAATCTTCGGTGCCATAAAAGAAGGGAAAAACCTGATATGTCTTGAATTTTACATCTTCAGGGATGATGAGACAGGCAGAGAGCTTGCAGAAATTCTTAAACAGAAGTCGAGGGAAGGGGTGGCTGTCTGTCTTCTTTATGACCACTTTGGCTCTTTTACCACTTCGAGGAGTTTCTGGGATGAAATGAAAAAAGCTGGCGTAAGGCTCAGGGCCTCATACCCTTTCAAATGGTTGTCGCCCCTGCATTACATCCGCAGAGACCACAAAAAGCTTATAACCGTTGACAATACAAAGGCCTTCACAGGGGGATTAAATATCGCAAACGAATACAGTGGCTACTTTGGCAAGAGGAAGAAACCATGGAGAGATACAGGTATTATCCTTGAAGGCCCGATTGTTTCAGAACTGCTGAAAATTTTTAATAAGAGCTGGCAATTATGGGGTGGGGAGACCATTTCTTTTTCGCCTCAGCGAATCTCCGATGAGCAGAAGAGTTATCCGCAGAATGAGGGGGTTTCTGCTGTGCCCATTTTTGCCGATTCCTCAAAGGGAAGGCGCAGGATGCGAAAACTCCTTTACTTTAGCATTCAGCAGTCAATGCATAGCATCTATTTGACCACCGCATATTTCATTCCAAGCCACAGGATGGTAGATGCCCTTGCTGATGCTGTGGAAAGGGGAGTGAAAGTAAAACTCATCCTTCCTGGCGAAAGTGATGTTGCGGCTGCCTATTATGCCGGAAGGTTTTTCTTTAAAAGGCTCCTCAGGGCAGGGCTTGAAATTTATAACTACCAGGGAGAAATTCTTCATGCAAAGACAGCAGTATTCGATAGTTGCTGGAGTATTATCGGCTCTGCCAATTTAGATTTTCAGTCCCTCAGGCGAAACGATGAGGGCAATGTCGGTATTTTAGATGAAGGTTTTGGGAAGCAGATGACAGACCTGTTTCTGGAGGATTTAAATCATTCTATAAAAATAGGTGAAGATGGATGGTCAAGGAGATCGTTTTATGAAAAAGCACTGGAAAGGTTTTTTTCACTTTTCAGGAGAAGGCTCTGAAATATGGAGGTCTTTAGCTTTTTACTCAGGAGATAAGTGATATGTTCATCAATGGCAGAGGATAGCTGTGAGAGTAACTGGCTGGATGGGGTCAGTCTCAGGACCTTTGATATTGGCCATGTTGACGCATGGGCATAAAAACTGATGGCCCCCTGACTTAATTCAAGACTCTTTTCCATTCTGGGGCCACATTTCTCGCAGAGGACGGTGCCGTGAGATATGTAAAAATTCCCCTTTTTTCTTCCACACCTGCCGCAGCTTCCGAGCCTTGGCCTGTATCCGAGTATGTCCAGCAGACGTATCTGGAATATGAGGGATATGGCGTCTTTTTTAATCCTGTCTCTGATTTTTTCAAGAATGCTTGATGTGTTCAGAAACAGGGAGAAGATTTTTTTGTTTGGCTCTGCCTCGTGCATCATGGTTATTATCAATTCAGCATGTTTTGAAACGCAGATGAAGTTATCTAAATCATCTCTCAGCCCTTGAAAGGAATGGACGATGTCTGACTGTGTAAGTTTTGGGATGGATGTATGTTCTTTTCCAAATAGTGCTATCTTTGCGTGGGTAAAGAGTTCAAGGCTGCTGCCAAAACGGCTTTTTATTTTTCTCGGGCTTTTTGCAAAGGCCTTCAGGGTTCCACGCTCGAGGGTAAAATAGGTAACTATTAAATCGGCATCTCCATATTTCTGAGTTCTTAGAACGATACCGTCGGTTCTAAAAAGCATTTATCACATGACATTGCCGAAGTCTTCGGGCTTGAGATTTTTTAACCAATCTTCGAGTTCGTCATTATTTTTGCGCTCTATGACTGCTTCCTCTACATAGATTGGTGAGTTCATCCTTATGGCGACTGCGATTGCATCGCTCGGCCTTGAGTCTATTGCTAATTCCTTACCGCCCTTATCCACATATATCAGGGCATAGTAAGTGTTATCGATGATATCTGTCACGACGATCCGTGTGATTTTCATTTTAAGGCCATCAACCAGATTTTTAATCAAAT is from Nitrospirota bacterium and encodes:
- a CDS encoding DUF3842 family protein — encoded protein: MLLGFFLFYLLFNISRYISVAILTFHVLSFFVSRRQTIAVVDGQGGGIGSIIVKRLREEFGDAIEILALGTNATATSAMMKSRADKGATGENAIVLNSNRVDMIIGTLSIVLPNAMLGEMTPKMAEAIILSGAQKMLLPLNQEGIEVMGITREPLPHLIENIVEKIKER
- a CDS encoding CooT family nickel-binding protein → MCEANAYIDRDGKEELYLENVDILKPEDGKLYLRNLFGEQKVFEGKIKEISLLRHRIVLEKK
- the recO gene encoding DNA repair protein RecO; amino-acid sequence: MLFRTDGIVLRTQKYGDADLIVTYFTLERGTLKAFAKSPRKIKSRFGSSLELFTHAKIALFGKEHTSIPKLTQSDIVHSFQGLRDDLDNFICVSKHAELIITMMHEAEPNKKIFSLFLNTSSILEKIRDRIKKDAISLIFQIRLLDILGYRPRLGSCGRCGRKKGNFYISHGTVLCEKCGPRMEKSLELSQGAISFYAHASTWPISKVLRLTPSSQLLSQLSSAIDEHITYLLSKKLKTSIFQSLLLKSEKNLSSAFS
- a CDS encoding cardiolipin synthase B gives rise to the protein MEDVISTGAFRRSDIEKIAGVKFTDGNRVRLLWKGMETFQEIFGAIKEGKNLICLEFYIFRDDETGRELAEILKQKSREGVAVCLLYDHFGSFTTSRSFWDEMKKAGVRLRASYPFKWLSPLHYIRRDHKKLITVDNTKAFTGGLNIANEYSGYFGKRKKPWRDTGIILEGPIVSELLKIFNKSWQLWGGETISFSPQRISDEQKSYPQNEGVSAVPIFADSSKGRRRMRKLLYFSIQQSMHSIYLTTAYFIPSHRMVDALADAVERGVKVKLILPGESDVAAAYYAGRFFFKRLLRAGLEIYNYQGEILHAKTAVFDSCWSIIGSANLDFQSLRRNDEGNVGILDEGFGKQMTDLFLEDLNHSIKIGEDGWSRRSFYEKALERFFSLFRRRL
- a CDS encoding bifunctional nuclease family protein, whose product is MLIQMKVEGLLFDPRSSMYILLLRGIQGNETLPIWIGKPEADSIALALGKVVTPRPLTHDLIKNLVDGLKMKITRIVVTDIIDNTYYALIYVDKGGKELAIDSRPSDAIAVAIRMNSPIYVEEAVIERKNNDELEDWLKNLKPEDFGNVM